The Aspergillus flavus chromosome 2, complete sequence region CTTGCTTGATAAAGGTCCAAGGGGGGTGTGGGCCTCTGGCTCTATCCCATGCTGGCACTGATTTGATAGTGGTTGAGCTGCTGCTTGATGCAGTATATACCTAATAGGATAAGTATACAACTTTATCTAAGTCCTGTACCCCTGGTGATCTTTCCTTTGTCTCATTTTTACGGCCACTGATGGAATCaattatattctagtattaGCATGTTCAGTAACATTGTTATGTCTAATTTGACTACTTCCGCCTGACAAGGAGATAGTGATATCGGCTTCTGATTTATATAACTTCTGTGACGTGTCTGCATACGACTGTGGGGTACTTTGGAAACAGCTGGGCTCAATCGCAGTGGCTGTATGTCCTAACGCCGCAAAGGCAAATATCACAGCTTCTGGAAAACTATGCATATTTTGAATGGCTATTGCTACAACTATGTTCGATCAACTCCGTATACCATATTGTCAAAAACTGTGATTGTGACTGATATGTGTGCTCCTGGCTGCCTGAGCAGTGGAATGCACCTGGCACAGTTTCCCTGGTGTGCAACCGTATATAGCAGTGCTTTGTTTGTGCCGCGAAAGTAGCTTTTTGGAGCAAGTGGACATAAGGGCATTCATTCAGTGTGTACAGAGTATATTTGATACAATCTCTAAAGTTTACAGATGTAACAACAAGGCCAATACCAATGCCGATGTTACAGCTTTGAAGGGTCCTGCAAAGTCTGTCCAGCATAGTATGTTTTGAGGGTGTTTTTACGCCTCGTCATATCGATTCTGGGTGCATTGATCAATAATGTCTTTTATGCCGATTGATTCGCTCTGTGtaaaaaagggaaattaaaaacatacaacagggGGGATTCGCTGGTAGCtacccacccaactactaatCTCCTGGCGTGTGGCTTACATACGGTCAGTGGTCGAGtggatatatttaaagaGTGTGATCTAGTACGTAATCTTGGCGCTCGCGCGACTAGCgctagtatattataaacagatataattctatataaacaCTGACATTTCTAGTacaattttctttttatagtGCTAAGTAAACTACCTAGCAAGGAATCTATACAATTCTATTAGCCTTACGCCTCTTCTTGTAAAACAGTCCAATATCTTGGTATATACATTTCGCCACTATCTATAATAGACAGTAAGAATATCTGCGTCTGCTAATAACGACAAGTAGAGCTTTCACTGATCTAGTACCGCGTGAATTACACGTGATTCAGACTAGACAGGCTACCAAGTTTAATAAACAGCTTCGATCAGGAGACGCGAGATCTATGCCTCCTATACTCCTATATACCGAGCCTTATGATGAAGATCGCATCGTTGCTTGAGGCCAGCGATTGTTATGACACGAACTTGTCTTTGAGTCCTCGGAGTAGTTCGTCAGGTACCGCAGTGAATGATCAGACATTGGACTGCAGAACTTCCAATTGCAAGGTCTACCAGGTTAATTGGCCCAGGCACGATGACTGGGACCTTATGACGGTTATCTCCCAATgcttaatatattacttgATCAAGCtgatatcaatatcaatgccaAAGATGTGGAAGGGAAAACTCCTATCTGGTGGGCAATCAATAATGGGCATTCCGCAGTCGTTAGTCGGCTCCTAGCGCAAAGCGGTCTGGAACTGGACGGTACCATTAGAGGTCAGTcattaaagtattattatactatGCAATCTATACCGAAGCCTATACTCGGCCTAAAAAGGTGATGAAGACCTTTCGGGCCTTGTCGCAGTAGTGGCCGGGGGCGCACTCGGCATCGGACCAGTCTGCAACGTCTGAGCTGGTATATTATAGGTGCTTATTGACTACAAAGGTACGAGGTTTCGGGTGCATTTGTGCTTAACGGTGCCCGGGTCATCATGATTTACCGCAAAGAACACCAAGGCCAAGCAGCACTCGACAAGATCAAGGAGGAAGCAGGTAAAGACGCAAAGGTGGAGTGGGTTCCGTGCGACATGGGGAGTTTGTCCCAGGTCAGGGAAACCGCCTCCCACCTCGTTCGTAAGGAAGAGCGGCTTGACCCGGTGAGTGCATTGCCCTATTAGAAAGGTACAGGCTCGTGATGCTGACTTCCTATAGCTTATTCTATCCTCCAGTATCAACACAAACCAATACAGTAAGACATCTGATGGAATCGACCGCCATTTCCAAGTAAACTGGGTGGGCCAATTCGACCTGTGCAATCTGTTGTAACCACTGCTACGCAAAACTTCCAAGATGCCCCGACACACCTGCACCTCGAATTGTGTTCGAATCTTCCAGCCCGTACTGTCCGATGTTCGATTCCAGTCGATCGAGGAGATCAATAA contains the following coding sequences:
- a CDS encoding putative oxidoreductase — its product is MIYRKEHQGQAALDKIKEEAGKDAKVEWVPCDMGSLSQVRETASHLVRKEERLDPLILSSSINTNQYSKTSDGIDRHFQVNWVGQFDLCNLL